The following are from one region of the Scylla paramamosain isolate STU-SP2022 chromosome 45, ASM3559412v1, whole genome shotgun sequence genome:
- the LOC135094256 gene encoding uncharacterized protein LOC135094256 isoform X1, with protein MNFAEGSRVLFVGEGDFSFVASLSQQGLCAGIHLTATSLQEQQSERARSNVEVLVERGVKVVLGVDATRLHLHPVIRHLRFTHIVFNFPHVGGKMRIDLNRKLLREFFQSAVEVLECGGHVVVTLCGGQAGVPPDPVVRRWDDSWKVVLMASYADLVLRSIQKFSPDSFPGYTATGYRSLEKTFCQDGALMFMFQVCELSPEPLDAEATESVLLCDGCSIKLPAFLHSQLQMDIMSDKSSFAGYLYSWVVGLLSANLTVYCQETLVFRKETQCMSLGKCETVSICKDQRECTIFCHPSYRINEESLQLEPLVILFYSGDTEMLESVLSQSVTLNVRNVSHSFTPVARQLAVRDFTDQMCFSDDQSCAGSVVCCVVSVAALARHCGVEEDEVWALGQSVSLCGDVLTFTQWSLCPVEYIYDLSFWDSIASGGENNALVSGTLNMTIDTIITNMGRGTVKSYRLLSSYSHPVLGRRSHTYRIEYRSWHGALSDQGAKQVHSQIGQQLEKCLGVEVR; from the exons ATGAACTTTGCTGAGGGGTCGCGAGTGCTGTTTGTTGGGGAGGGGGACTTCTCCTTTGTCGCGTCACTCTCCCAGCAGGGCCTGTGTGCCGGGATACACCTCACGGCCACTTCACTTCAGGAGCAGCAGAGTGAGAGGGCAAGAAGCAACGTGGAAGTGTTGGTTGAGCGAG GTGTTAAGGTTGTATTAGGAGTGGATGCCACCCGCCTGCACCTCCACCCTGTCATTCGGCACCTCCGCTTCACCCACATTGTGTTTAATTTTCCACACGTTGGCGGAAAGATGAGGATCGACTTAAACAGGAAACTTCTTCGTGAATTCTTTCAAAGTGCAGTGGAGGTGCTGGAGTGTGGAGGGCATGTGGTGGTGACACTATGTGGAGGTCAGGCCGGTGTGCCCCCTGACCCAGTGGTGCGCCGCTGGGATGACTCGTGGAAGGTGGTGCTCATGGCCTCCTACGCTGACCTGGTTTTGAGATCCATACAAAAGTTTAGTCCAGACAGCTTCCCCGGATACACAGCAACAGGATACAGGTCCTTGGAAAAAACCTTCTGCCAGGATGGAGCTTTGATGTTCATGTTTCAAGTCTGTGAACTGTCACCTGAGCCACTTGATGCAGAGGCCACAGAAAGCGTGTTACTCTGTGATGGCTGCAGCATCAAACTCCCTGCCTTTCTCCACTCACAGCTTCAGATGGACATAATGTCTGATAAGTCCTCATTTGCTGGATATTTGTACAGCTGGGTGGTGGGGCTACTCAGTGCCAATCTCACAGTTTACTGCCAAGAGACACTGGTGTTTAGGAAAGAGACACAGTGCATGAGTCTTGGGAAGTGTGAGACTGTTAGTATATGTAAAGATCAGAGAGAATGCACCATATTTTGTCACCCGTCATACAGAATCAATGAGGAAAGTTTACAGCTGGAGCCTCTTGTAATCCTGTTTTATTCAGGAGACACAGAAATGCTGGAAAGTGTCTTGTCCCAGAGTGTAACCCTTAATGTCAGAAATGTCAGCCATTCATTCACTCCAGTTGCTAGACAGCTTGCCGTAAGGGACTTTACAGACCAGATGTGCTTCAGTGATGACCAAAGCTGTGCAGgaagtgttgtgtgttgtgtggtgagtGTAGCAGCCCTGGCCAGGCACtgtggtgtggaggaggatgaggtgtgGGCATTGGGACAGTCTGTCAGCCTTTGTGGTGATGTCCTCACATTCACCCAGTGGAGCCTTTGCCCAGTGGAGTACATTTATGACCTCAGCTTTTGGGATTCCATAGCATCAGGTGGTGAAAACAATGCACTGGTCTCTGGTACTCTTAACATGACAATTGATACGATAATCACCAACATGGGGAGAGGAACAGTTAAGAGTTACCGGCTGCTGAGTTCATACAGCCACCCAGTGCTGGGGCGCAGGAGTCACACATATCGCATTGAGTACAGGAGCTGGCATGGGGCGCTGTCTGACCAGGGTGCAAAACAGGTACACTCTCAGATTGGACAGCAGCTTGAAAAGTGTCTTGGGGTGGAGGTGAGGTAG